DNA sequence from the Saimiri boliviensis isolate mSaiBol1 chromosome 5, mSaiBol1.pri, whole genome shotgun sequence genome:
gaatatcttttttatttcaattttgagATAATTGGTGATTCACATGAAGTTTCAAGAAATATTATACAGAGATTCTCAGATCTTTACTCCTTTCCTCCAGTGATGACATCTCGCAGAACTGCAGTACAATTATCATAACCAGGAAACTGGTGTCAATATCGGCCCCAGACCTTACTCAGATTCCACCAGTTTTACAtgcactcgtgtgtgtgtgtatgtgtgtgtgtgtgtgtgtgtgtttagcacTAGGTAGTTGTATCACATGTAGACTCAGGTGACCATGtggaatatcttttaatcagttTCTGTTTTTAGTGTTTCATCTTGGCTTTCCGTTTGAAAACATCCATGTCCGTATCTATTAGATTCTGTTTCTCCTTTATGCTTTCCATTCCTTGGCTACAGTAACTGATTCATCTCTTCTTTGAATTTTATTGCCTCATTTGTGAACTCTCTGCTAGTGGAGAgttctggatttggtttgctttttGCAGCACATTTATCCTTTCCCAGGAaaagacacaaacatacacagacaTTCCAGCATGCATTCACAGGGTTTTTAAAGACACCAGTGAGAATagattaatataaatactaaGCTTAAAAACTGTCATAAAAGTTCAGCCTTTAAAATtggcttattaaaatatttgttttttttaagcccAGATTTAAACTAAAGTTATGAGTTATAGTGCTCCGCTCAGAAAGAGTTTACTTTATGTGTGtggttttattctttaatttttttttttttctgtccaggCAAAAGGAATCCAGCATCTGTGCCGTCTACCCAGTAGAGAGTGAAGCAAGGATAATGGGAACATGGTTCAGCTCAAGATCTGTCTGAAAATACGAGTTTCAGAAAACCTCCATGAAGAATTCTGTCTCAAATGACCTCAAACAGCCACTGAAATCTGAGGAAGTCCCTCTCCAGCAAGATGAGGAGCAAGACTTCCCTGACGCAGGAAGGACTGCTGGTACTGAAGGGGACAAGACGCTCACTGACAGGTCAAATCCCTGCATCAGATcttactgatgggcattttgtAACAAAACATTGCTTATATTCCAGGGAGCTCCacctttcattctgtttcttctaAGCAAGCAGAAGCTCTGCTGGAATTCTGCATTTCTGTTCTTCTCCACGAAGAACGGATTttctagtatccagaatacagTAGTTAACACCTTTGAGAAGTACATTTTCAGAAGGGAGGAAAAGGCTAAGGTATATTACATAGTGAAGGGGTCATGTAATTTCTTCAAGGTAGCTGAAActtcttagtaaaaaaaaaaaaaaaagtttgtcgaGTAAGAGAAACTGTTGAAAATCTTTGCGCACACTTTGCAGAAGTTAGAGAAGTTTTCTTTAACCACACAGCAGGGAACAAAACGAAAGTCTGATAAGTGATGGTCGCCATCCCCCACCCTCCAAGCCAGGTGGCCCAGACCCTGCTCCAAAGGCTCAGACATTCCATGACAATACTAAAAACTCCTTTTGAGATTTTTCCATTAGATGAATCCAACTGACTGGCCAAAGACACATGATTTATTGTCTAATTGTGCTTTTAAATACCAGGCCAAAGAAGAAAGGCAGGCTAGATATCAGCACCAGCCACACTCCACCATCTCCTACGTTTCTCTTCATATCAAAGGACAATTTAGGCTTTGTGCTGCTGTTGCTGTTAGTCTAGACACAGTTTTCTTCATATACATGAAAACATTCCACATCAAACATTAAAATCATATACAATTTACTGAAATGTCTAGAGATTTTTTGCTGATGCATATAATAAATTCTTCTTAGAAATGCTACGAATAAATAGCAAATACTGTTTAGCAACATTTTCAGTAAATCATACCAGTTATAATTGTATTGATGCTTATAGGGAATaatgagttaaaaacaaaaagaatgacaaGATGTTTGTCTAACATGCCTGATAAGTAAAACCAAGGTGTGTCCAGAATCATTCGGGTATAAAAAATGTCCAtgtttctcttctgttcttttaGAGTATCTGTTTAAAGAAACTAACTAGTCTGAACTACTCATTTACAGTCCAGtacgtaaaaataaaaatacataggcTCTGTATAGATCATCGGCTCTCCTACTAACTGTGTAATTATCTATTACATTTTGAAGGGCTTTTTTCCAAACAAGCTCTTAGCACTGTTTTTACTTATTACAtgcattgcattttatttttctataatctttAATGGTTACCTATGACTGATTCTCTAAGTTTTGAGGagtgcaattattttaaaatgaattttaaatgtttctactaAATTCTAGCAGCATTATATCTACTAGCATTTGTTTTCAGTAATTTTCTGGAGGGCAGTCTTCACGACCATTCCAATGACATTTTCCTTAAACAAGGctcaatgtgtgtgtttttaaaaagatgacattCCTCATCTGTTTGTTCTTATTTCAGATGTGCTGTAAACCATGAATGAGGTAAAGCATAAATGGAAATAACTAATGGAAGCTCATTATTTAGGCAGCAAAAACCAGAATTAATGTATTACCCCACTGTAGCATTTAGTACTCAAGCCAATCCAAACTTTCCTAGAGAAATACGTGATTGAGACACTTTCCATCTGTTTTTGACAAAGACAGGAGAAGATTCCCACAAGTTATTTTctattgaaaattcttttttaaaactataaaattatcaCTATCTCAGGAGGCTCTTTCATCGAAAGGATTTTCAGAGACACtgaaataaaagctttaaaaaagaaaataaaacccaccTGTGCTAGACCAGCTCTTCGTGGCCTCAGCAACAACATTCGCAGATATTATAGAaccacataaaaaagaaatagatatgtTTGGGAGAATAGGCCGCCGGGTGCTCTTGATTAATCTAAATTCCTTCTGTGCGAAGTAGAGACTTTTATAAAAGCATCGCAAGATGTGCGAGGAACTACAACATACTAAGGAGGAAGGATATTTAACGCGGCCCCCACAAAAAGAACCCTGTGCCCCTCCATTGCCCTGGATGGCGGGTGGAAGAGGGGCTCGCCTGCTCACAGAGCCTCGGAGAAAGGACGGCGCCTCCGTGGCTCACGCTTGTCTGAAGGCACTTGGAAGGTGTCTGGTGAAAAGGAACCGGTGCAGGACGCCCTAATCGCTCTTCCAGAGGAAACCAGAGCTCCGAATGCTCCTGGCAGCTGTGTCCCAGGAGCCTTCTCCTCGCGCAGGGCCGGGCGCGCACCGCCTCCCTGTCTCCCAGATCTGTTTCCCAGCCTGGAACTCTCGCACACCCCTGCGGGGCTGGACCCAGAACGCGGCACTGGCGGGGCCCCTCCCGGGCACTCCACGGTCAAGGCTGGGACCCGGGGCTCCCAGGTCCGAGGTCGGCTCCACCTGCCTGCCGACCGCCTGGGGCTCTCCGCGGCTGCATCCGACCCCACCCCCGGCCTAAGAGCTTCGGGCTCTGCGCCCTCCGCCCAGGGCCCTTCTCCGGCACTCCCGGCCCTGCGGCTGCTCTGGCGCCGAAGCGCTGGGCAGTTTCCTCCCGTCCTCCCTAGGCAAACCATGGAGCTTCAGGCCCGCGCCTCCACGCCCATAGGGTCGGCCAGGGCGCCGACGGCCGGGACCCCAGGCGCGAGCAGCTGGGGAGATAAGAGTGTCCGTCCGACGAACGCTCTGAGCCCCTGTCCGGAAAGAGAGCGAAGCCATTTGCCCGGCCCAACCCGGCTCGGGCAGCTTCGCGAGCGGCTTGCGCTACGGCGACGCAAAGGGCAGCGGGTCCCCATCTCCAGGTCCCCGGCCCGCCCCAGGAGGCTGTTCTGATGCCCGCTCCTTCCACCGCCAACCACGGACACCCACACACCACCGAGAATGGACAATGCAACCGTCTAAGTGCCTTCGGGCCTTGCCGGGGGAGTCTGCGGTCCGACGGTTCGTTTCCCAACTGACACCCTCGCGTGGAAGTTTGCAAAGGCCCTTGGGGGTGTCCCTGGGACTGGGAGCGTCCCGCCCGCCCGCCGTCCGTCGCTAGGAGGAAAAGCGCACCGCATCCACGCCGCCGCGGCCCGCGGGGCCTCCCCTGAGGAGACACGCGCAGGCCCCGGCCCCCGCGCCCCTGCCGCCTCCCCTTCACCCCCCGCAACTGAGGGCGCCCGTCGCGCGCGCAGCACCTACCCTGGCGCGCCGGTCCGGAGGTGGGTGGCGCGGCGCTAGTGGGAGGCGGACATGGACCACGCGCCCTCCATGCGCCACACGGAGAAGGCGTAGCTGAGGCGCTCGTGGGCCACGTAGCTGCAGCTGGTCATCTTATTGTCCATCTCGTCGCTCTGCAGGACCTGGTAGAGGAAGTCTATGTACCTGGCGGCCAGCTTCAGCGTCTGGATCTTGCTCAGCTTGTCAGAGGGCAGCGTGGGGATGATCTTGCGCAGCGCCGCGAAGGCCTCGTTGAGCGATTGGGTGCGCTGGCGCTCGCGCACGTTGGCCAGGATGCGCTGGCTCTGCAGCTCCTCGAAGGACTGCGCGCTGGGGCTGCCCTTCTTGCCGCGCTTGCCCGGGGTCGGGCTGCCATCTTCGCTCGACTTCTTGCTGTAGCGCCGCTTCCGGCCGAAGCGCTTGGGCTGCCGCTCGAGCTCCTCCTCGCTGGTGCCCAGGCTGTCCACGGGGGACACGGGCGAGCTGGAGCCCTCCTCCATGGCGCCCGCCCGGCGCGCGTGGGGCTGGGGGCGCCGGGGCGCCGAGCGCGCGCCGCTGGCCAAGCCCGCGGTCGCCGAGCACACGCTCTCGGAGTTGCTGGAAAGTCTCTGGTTTCAAGGCCGGCTTGTGCAAAACCGAGGTCTCCGGGAGAGGAAGTTATTCTAACTTTTTTGGAAACTCTAGCCGGGCTGGGTTGCTAAATAGTTGTCAGGAGCGAGGGCGGCACGCTGATTGGCCGCGGTGGCCGGGGGCAGGACAAGCTCTGGGGCCTTCAccggccgcccccgccccccggcgCGGCGCTTTCAGTTTTGCCTACCTCTTCGGCCCCGGCCGCGGAGGGCATCCCGGGGGCCGCGTCCTCGCCCGCCGCCCGCTCCCCCACCCCGAGCACTGGCCACTCTCCGGCCGCCCCAGCCTAGGCCTGGCCAAGCCTGGCTTTGTCTGCGCCCTAGCGTGGAGATCGGCCCCCATTGGGCCTTGGCGGGGAGTGGGTCTCTCTCTGGGCGTGAGGGGCTCGAGAGACTAGTCCAGCCGCAGATGCGCTCCAACCCCGAAGATGCGGACGCAGCGGGGAGCCTCCTAGACCTGTGTGGGTCTTGGCCGCCCCGGGCGCGCGGCGAGTCTACACCACGGGCCGCACGCTCAGGCCTGGGGTCTGGAAAGCTGCGCGGGCAGCGGTCTCTGTGCCCCGACCGCCAACGTGAGGACAGTCGGGGACGCCTGGACACTCCCGTGCCCACAGACGTGCCGCTGAGATCCGCGGAGATGCCACCCCTCGGGCCAGCGTGCGTGTTGGGGACCGTTTCTCACTCGGGCTTACTGGGGAGCCCCAGCCCGACGCCCTTCCCGAACCTTCCTTCTAACTGCCTTAAAACAACGCCACAGCGAGCCTCTGCGGGAGCGCCCGGTGCCCGGCGCGCCCGCCTGCCTGGCCCTGCCCGGGGTACTAGGCGCGGGTTGGTGCGCCTGCAGGCGGCCCCAGCCTCAGTGCTCCGCCTTCGCTGCGCGGGTCAGCAGAGGACGGAGGGCGCTCGGGGAGCTGCACGAGGCTGCCCCGGCCGGGCCTCCGCTACGCTGGGCGCCTGCGGGCAGCTCCGGGCAGGAGGGCGCAGCGTGGCTGGAGTGTGGGGCCCGGCCTCGGCAAGCGACACCATCGACCCCGGCCCCGAGCCATCTGGACGCCGAGCGCGAGCGCGTTTGAAGTGGTTTGGGGGCTCTTTGTTTGCCAGGCCGCGCTGGCTCTGGGCCTGGCGGTGGTTTACGGCTTTGATGCCTTTGAACCTATTCCCAGGTGACCCGGGCTCAATTAGGCCCGGGCCTGAGCCGGCTGTCAGGCAAGCTGCGTGATCAAGGGCGGGCTGGGCCCTTTTACTGGAGTTGAACCCGAGGCCGGAGAGCGCTCAGTCTCTGCTGCTACTCCAGCCAGCCAGGCGTGCCGCGAGGTGGGGCCCGCGGGCCGCGACCACCGCCTTGGGAAACCCAAGGACGGCAGAGAGCCGGCCCTTCGCGCCCCGGTCCGAGGGCCCTGGCTCTGGCCGTGCTGGGGGCCGTTTTCCCAACAGTCGGGCAAGGAAGGCAGAACGCCTAGGAGCGGGCCCTCGCAGGCACGTGACTCCGTGTCTGCGCCCCGGACCCGCGGCCCCACAGTCCGATGACTAAAGGTTCTgcagagccaccgcacccagccccacccGGCCTGGCCGCCCTCCTTCCTCCGCGCTGGGAAGGCCTCTGGCTCCTCCAGCGCAGCAGAATTGCTTTCCTGATCCCTTTCTTTATAattctcaaataaaaatttaaagaacgagagaaagagagagaagccagGCCCCCAGCCGTCCTGGCCCTTTTGGGGTGCGGCCCCTCCTGGGACTTCACTGATGAAAAGGGCCTGTTTTTCCAGAACTGGCCTTTCCCTGGCTTCTTTGCTCAGTGACAGCAGCGATCTGCTGCTGTTTTACCAACCCTGTGTGGGTCTAAGGACCCAGATGGCCACATCTCCCACTTCCCAGGTGGGGAGGGCTTTTACTGCTAGCAGAGGAGCTGCCTGGTAGCCCGTTTCGCCCCcccagtctctctgtctctctccctgtctccctgtctccctgtctgcTGCATGCTCCTGTGTCATGCTCTGGCTCTGTCCgtgtgtctctttctgtctctctctccagcaGGGAGAGTTCAGAgtttaatttgaaagaaaaacagctcCGCTTTGGTCCTGAGCAGCACAGGGCTCAGTACAGCCCTGAGGACCAGAAGCCCCCGGGACCCTTTGGAAGGGGAGTGCAGGCTGGATGGCAGGCTCACCTCTGCCTGGGGAGATGGGCATGGAGGATTTCACCTGAGACCCCCAGAACCAACAGCCCAGTTCAATAGTATGGATACACTTTCTTCATGGcatatcttttctgttttaaaacactttaaCAGTGAATTGAAGTGTTGGAGTCTGATACAGATGGCTGCTGGAGAAAACCTTCGTTAATGGCATTCGGAGTATCTGTCTTGTGTTGTACTGTCAGTCCCTCAGAGTCATTACCTGGGCAGTGACCGCTTTCACAAGTAGGAGAAGATGAGGCACAGTGACATTTCGCAGAGTTTCCAAAGTCACCTGCAAGTTAGCTGGGGAAGTGACAGCATTTCTCTCTTTTGAGGAGGGAGATTTGCTGAATTAAAACCCAAATGAAAATGTCATTAATTTAGGAAATAATACTCAGGTTATTGATTtagtttgagtttttttcttttaaaaattaagtcagtGATAAGGCTAATAAAGCCAATTTATTAATACGGTAAGTAACACAATGTATCTCTGTTTGAGGATTCATTGCAGGACCACCCAGGCTCACCAAACTTGAGTTAAATGTCATGCAATAAAGATTCACAGAAGTAAATACAGTTCTTGGGGTACTTATTCATTATTGAGTATGGAAAATCCTGTCAATGCTTCCTTTCACATATGTAAAAAAAGTGCTTTGTTTCATAccactttgtttaaaaaaaaatgacgtGGTGTTCTGAAATGTTCTATGGCACGTTTTCCTTAGGGCAGCACGTAGGAGAAGGTGATGTGTTTTCACATCGAATTTGATGGCTGTTCATTTGGCTTTAATCCTGCTGCAGCAGAAAGACACTGCTGGGATTGTCACCTGGGGATAGTCTTCAAGAACAGGGgtgggcgtggcagctcacacctataatcacccagcacttgggaggccaaggagggcgtatcacctgagttgagaggttgagaccagcctggccgacatggtgaaaacccatctctactaaaaatacaaaaattagctgagcatggtgatgcatacatgtaatcccagctactcgggaggctaaggcaggagaatctcttgaatccaggacgcagaggttgcagtgagccaatcacgtcactgcactccagcctgagcaacagagcaagactatgtctaaaaaaaagaatagaggctgggcacggtggctcacgcctgtaatcccagcactttaggagaccgaagctggtggattacgaggtcaggagttcaagaccagcctggccaacatggtgaaacaccgtgtctactaaaaatacaaaaaaacttagctgggtatggtggcacacgcctgtaatcccagctactcaggaggcggaggcaggagaattgcttgaaccaggacccaagaggcggaggttgcagtgagccgagatcgcgccactgcactccagcctgagctacagaacaagactccatctcaaaaaaaaaaaaagaaagaaagaaaaaaaaagaataggacaCAATTCTTATACAGCCTTTGGGCTTTCTTGGGATAATTAACTGTGTCCttgcttgcacacacacacacacacacacacacacacacaaattggtaAACTCTCAGGCGCTATAGAAAGCAATGAGTTTATCCATTTGAATGCCATTGTTGCTACCCTTTGTCAAATGCCTGCACAGGTGAGCCCACCTGAGCTCTTCAGAAGATCCTTTTGTGGTTTAACTCTATGAAGTTCTTGATGGAGCCAAGAGGCAAAAACCAGAGCATTGTTAAAGGCTTTAGTTTCCATTCCCAGTGACGTGGTGGGGTGTTACCTCTACTCGAAGTTAGTGAACTGAAAGCAGATGACAGAGCAGCCCACATCTGAGTGACAGAGTCAGTCCAGCAGATGACAGAATCAATGACACTGATCAAGGGGTTGATACCAGCATCTCCCAGTCAAACAGCACTTTCTTCTTTGCAAAGCAAATATGATTAGCAGCAGCAGTCTCCCATGAACACAGCGCTCCACAGACACTTTTCCATCCAGCTACTCTTGATGCCTTAATTTTGAATTATTCTCTTAGACTGAGGTGACAGTGAACATGACCCATTCTTTTAAGAAACCACAAATTTTCAGAGATGGGTTATTGAGAATTATTTGACAAATTTCAGCATCTCTTTGTGGATTCTAGGGGTCTTCAGTACCACGTCGCTTAATGTTAGAAACATGCTGTTCTGGGGAAAAGCTGTCCTTGGACCACGTATTATTGGCTTTATTCTGGCAATACTTTATGCCTCCTGGCAACCACCCACCACCTGCCAAGATTTCAATCATCCAGCACATTCCCGCCTGATAGAGTAgcggtgggggttggggggtcaCTGTAAAAGTGTTTTTCAGTCCTAAAAACAAGGGTTGAACACACTTCTCAAATCTAGCAGTAAAGTACAGCGTATTCCCAGTGATGGGCATCAGAACACCTTCTGGATGTCAAGTTCAAGAGCCAATCTCTGCTGAATTTCAACAATGACACCAGCAGGATGGAATGCTACTTGCAAAGAGCTAGAACCGAAAGCCTAGTGCACACATCCTGTACAGGCAGGATTCTCCTTTAAAAATCCCCACtgttactttgggaggccaaggcaggtggatcacttgaggtcaacagttcaagaccagcctgactgacttggcaaaacctcgtctctaccaaaaatacaaaaaactagctgggcatggtggtgtgtgcctgtaatcccagctactctggtggctgaagcatgagaattgcttgaacccgggaagcagaggttgcagtgagccaagattgcgccactgcactccagcctgagcaacagaccgaaactctgtctcaaaaaacaacaacaaaaaaaggagcatcacacactggggtctgttgggggggaccaggggaaggacagcagggggtagggaggttggggagggataccatggggagaaatgccagatataggtgatggggggatggaggcagcaaaccacactgccatgtgtgtacctgtgcaccAATCCTGCATGAtgtgcacacgtaccccagaacctaaagtacaataaaaaaaatagagagagagagagaaagaaagagagagagagagaaagaaaatcactatATGGAAGAGGTATTTGCACACctgtgtttatcacagcactCTTCACGATGATCAAAATATTGAATCAACTTAAGTTTCCatcacagatgaatggattttaaaatctgATCGATATACACAACGGAATATTATTCtgacaagaaaagaacaaactccTGTTACTGTTGCACCATgaatagaactggaggtcattgtgttaagtgaaataagccggaCACATAAAGAT
Encoded proteins:
- the TWIST2 gene encoding twist-related protein 2, with protein sequence MEEGSSSPVSPVDSLGTSEEELERQPKRFGRKRRYSKKSSEDGSPTPGKRGKKGSPSAQSFEELQSQRILANVRERQRTQSLNEAFAALRKIIPTLPSDKLSKIQTLKLAARYIDFLYQVLQSDEMDNKMTSCSYVAHERLSYAFSVWRMEGAWSMSASH